The Methanomassiliicoccus luminyensis B10 genome includes a window with the following:
- a CDS encoding right-handed parallel beta-helix repeat-containing protein yields MRDLTRKALLSIVSFLLIASLFAPLGAIGNVQGDPLSLETHDVIRVNNETELSTLISNEGWDGTGSADDPYVIENLSINALGYGAGIFIGNTTSHLVIRNCTIYDAEWLLSEYQYGGNILLYNVTNAVIENNICYDVNGGDSDGIDLFYSHDNIVRNNNCSDNRFYGIYLNTSNDNVIEDNTCNLNDYGIYLEGSYDNIVNNNICNSNNDYGICLFISNDNVVGNNTCNSNYCGIGLSASAGITMENNIIADAERYGIYVAYTTDSTIYGNAVINCAEYGIRLSSCYDNLLYRNVFVNNNGATSEYNNTHVQAYDDGDNDWNSSSYGNVWSDWISPDVNRDGIVDSSYAIDGGLKVDSYPLVTVPHVTITSPVNGTVTKSSTVLVSGTADPDCPLVINGIMVHVNENGTFSVVIALLEGNNTIEATSGFPVLTAEDSVTVTYIDQTPGLLDDIDEIQDRLDEASDRIDDLTAQLNVHDVKAADDSSLALMVGAVGVVFGIVAVGLFFFMYVRKPRTP; encoded by the coding sequence TTGAGAGACCTCACCAGAAAGGCATTGCTATCGATCGTTTCATTCTTGTTGATCGCATCGCTGTTCGCTCCCCTGGGAGCGATAGGCAACGTGCAAGGAGATCCGCTCTCCCTCGAAACGCACGACGTCATACGCGTGAACAATGAAACGGAATTGAGCACCTTGATATCGAACGAGGGATGGGACGGCACCGGGAGCGCCGATGATCCGTACGTCATCGAGAACTTGAGCATCAACGCGTTAGGCTACGGTGCCGGGATATTCATCGGCAATACCACCTCGCACCTGGTGATACGCAACTGCACGATCTATGATGCTGAATGGCTTCTGAGCGAATATCAGTACGGTGGCAACATCCTCCTGTACAACGTGACCAATGCCGTGATCGAGAACAACATCTGCTACGATGTCAACGGCGGGGACAGCGACGGTATCGACCTGTTCTATTCTCATGACAACATCGTCAGGAACAACAATTGCAGTGACAACCGCTTCTACGGCATCTACCTTAACACCTCGAACGACAACGTCATCGAGGATAACACCTGCAACTTAAATGATTACGGCATCTACCTGGAAGGCTCATACGACAACATCGTCAATAACAACATCTGCAACTCGAATAATGACTACGGCATCTGCCTGTTCATCTCGAACGACAATGTCGTCGGGAACAATACCTGCAACTCGAATTATTGCGGCATCGGCCTGTCCGCCTCAGCCGGCATCACGATGGAGAACAACATCATCGCCGATGCCGAGCGCTATGGCATCTATGTCGCTTATACCACGGACAGCACCATATACGGCAACGCCGTCATCAACTGCGCCGAATACGGCATCCGCCTTAGCTCCTGCTACGACAACCTCCTCTACCGGAACGTCTTCGTCAACAACAATGGGGCGACGTCCGAGTACAATAACACTCACGTCCAAGCGTACGACGACGGCGACAATGATTGGAACTCCTCGTCCTACGGCAACGTATGGAGCGACTGGATCTCGCCTGACGTGAACAGGGACGGCATCGTCGATTCGTCGTATGCGATAGACGGCGGCTTGAAAGTCGACAGCTATCCCCTGGTCACCGTTCCCCACGTCACCATAACCTCGCCTGTTAACGGGACCGTGACGAAGTCGAGCACTGTGCTGGTCAGCGGAACTGCCGATCCCGATTGCCCGCTGGTCATCAACGGAATAATGGTGCATGTCAACGAGAACGGCACCTTCTCGGTCGTCATCGCTCTGCTGGAGGGGAACAACACCATCGAAGCGACCTCGGGATTCCCGGTGCTGACCGCTGAGGACAGCGTCACCGTCACATACATTGACCAGACCCCTGGGCTGCTGGACGATATCGACGAGATCCAGGACCGCTTGGACGAGGCGTCCGACCGTATCGACGACCTCACCGCGCAGCTCAACGTCCATGATGTAAAGGCAGCGGACGACAGCTCGCTGGCCTTGATGGTCGGTGCCGTCGGCGTGGTCTTCGGCATCGTGGCCGTCGGGCTGTTCTTCTTCATGTACGTGAGGAAGCCGAGAACGCCGTGA